A genomic stretch from Amycolatopsis sp. 195334CR includes:
- a CDS encoding DUF5685 family protein has protein sequence MFGIIRPCRHRLSDGLHADWLAHLCGLCLALRDEHGQLARVVTNYDGLVISALVEAQSPKADGRRDAGPCPLRAMRPTSVARGSGAQLAAAVSLVLASAKVSDHVEDGDGAFGRRAVAGAARRVASRWAEQGSRTGSRIGFDTAVLLDAVDRQGEVERAVRLGDPVLLATEPTEEATAAAFAQTAVLAGRPGNVAPLTEVGRLFGRAAHLLDAVEDLAEDTETGAWNPLLATGATVADVRRHCDDAVLGVRLAMREATFENGKLVHALLVHELEQAVRRTFGHLEIEAHHPGGQPQSPYGHPGHYGPYGQQPPPGATGPGGKPPKKKKRGPGPHDGDGGCCWVPKFRVPPRRRNAVFGCLVAFYQCCSCQVCCRDPYPGAWSGKPKDAWCDSCDGCDCGCDC, from the coding sequence ATGTTCGGCATCATCCGGCCCTGCCGCCACCGCCTGTCCGACGGCCTGCACGCGGACTGGCTGGCCCACCTGTGCGGCCTGTGCCTGGCCCTGCGCGACGAGCACGGGCAGCTGGCGCGCGTGGTCACCAACTACGACGGCCTGGTCATCTCGGCGCTGGTCGAGGCGCAGTCACCGAAGGCGGACGGACGGCGCGACGCCGGGCCGTGCCCGTTGCGCGCGATGCGCCCGACGTCGGTGGCCCGCGGGTCCGGGGCGCAGCTGGCGGCCGCGGTCTCGCTGGTGCTCGCCTCGGCCAAGGTCAGCGACCACGTCGAGGACGGCGACGGCGCCTTCGGCCGCCGCGCGGTGGCGGGCGCGGCTCGCCGGGTGGCCTCGCGCTGGGCCGAGCAGGGCAGCCGCACCGGATCGCGGATCGGCTTCGACACCGCCGTGCTGCTCGACGCGGTCGACCGGCAGGGCGAGGTCGAGCGCGCGGTCCGCCTCGGCGACCCGGTCCTGCTGGCCACCGAGCCCACCGAGGAAGCCACGGCGGCGGCGTTCGCGCAGACCGCGGTGCTGGCCGGGCGGCCGGGCAACGTGGCGCCGCTGACCGAGGTGGGCAGGCTCTTCGGCCGCGCGGCGCACCTGCTCGACGCGGTCGAGGACCTGGCGGAGGACACCGAGACCGGGGCGTGGAACCCGCTGCTGGCCACCGGCGCGACGGTGGCCGACGTGCGCCGCCACTGCGACGACGCGGTGCTGGGTGTCCGGCTGGCCATGCGGGAGGCCACCTTCGAAAACGGCAAGCTGGTGCACGCGCTGCTCGTGCACGAGCTGGAGCAGGCGGTCCGGCGGACCTTCGGGCACCTGGAGATCGAGGCGCACCACCCGGGCGGGCAGCCGCAGTCGCCGTACGGGCACCCGGGCCACTACGGGCCGTACGGGCAGCAGCCCCCGCCAGGGGCGACCGGTCCCGGCGGCAAGCCGCCCAAGAAGAAGAAACGCGGTCCCGGCCCGCACGACGGGGACGGCGGCTGCTGCTGGGTGCCGAAGTTCCGGGTGCCGCCGCGCAGGCGGAACGCCGTGTTCGGCTGCCTGGTCGCCTTCTACCAGTGCTGCAGCTGCCAGGTCTGCTGCCGCGACCCGTACCCCGGGGCGTGGAGCGGCAAGCCGAAGGACGCCTGGTGTGACAGCTGCGACGGCTGTGACTGCGGCTGCGACTGCTGA
- a CDS encoding S28 family serine protease, with the protein MRRFGAAVAALLMAVVLVSPTAHAAEDIGSALKRVPGLTVVSEEQAPEGFRFFKLTFTQPADHRNPGAGTFEQRLTLLHRDVRAPMVMYTSGYNVSASPNRSEPTQLVDGNQLSMEYRYFTPSRPEPADWGRQLTIWQAATDQHRVAAAFKALYGANWLATGGSKGGMTAVYFRRFYPSDVQGTIAYVAPNDVVDGLDGYDRFLSTVGDDPACREALRANQRESLKRRDELGALASAEASAKGYTFDVVGSQDKAMEIAIIDSYFTFWQYQKQADCASVPGPSASTQEIWDFFVRVESLNTYADQELAQYVPYYYQAAVQLGIPASYERHLRDLLRYPGSNVAATYVPDSVRLPRFDHLAMPDVDFWVRSRGSRLLFVDGENDPWSAEPFRLGFGSRDSYRYVVPGGNHGSKIGQLPAADATAATDTVRRWAGVPAPTARLDTTGLDADPLMENRPRL; encoded by the coding sequence ATGCGCAGGTTCGGGGCCGCGGTGGCGGCGTTGCTGATGGCGGTCGTGCTGGTCTCCCCCACCGCGCACGCGGCCGAGGACATCGGTTCGGCGTTGAAGCGGGTGCCGGGGCTGACCGTGGTCTCGGAGGAACAGGCGCCCGAGGGGTTCCGGTTCTTCAAGCTGACCTTCACCCAGCCCGCCGACCACCGGAACCCCGGGGCGGGCACGTTCGAACAGCGGCTGACCCTGCTGCACCGGGACGTGCGCGCGCCGATGGTGATGTACACCAGCGGGTACAACGTGTCGGCGAGCCCGAACCGGTCGGAGCCGACGCAGCTGGTCGACGGGAACCAGTTGTCCATGGAGTACCGGTACTTCACGCCGTCGCGGCCGGAGCCCGCCGACTGGGGCAGGCAGCTGACCATCTGGCAGGCGGCCACCGACCAGCACCGGGTGGCGGCCGCGTTCAAGGCGTTGTACGGGGCGAACTGGCTGGCCACCGGCGGGAGCAAGGGCGGCATGACCGCGGTGTACTTCCGGCGGTTCTACCCGTCGGACGTGCAGGGCACGATCGCTTACGTGGCCCCGAACGACGTGGTCGACGGGCTGGATGGGTACGACCGGTTCCTGTCCACTGTGGGCGATGACCCGGCGTGCCGGGAGGCGTTGCGCGCCAACCAGCGGGAGTCGCTGAAGCGGCGGGACGAGCTGGGCGCGCTGGCTTCGGCGGAGGCTTCGGCGAAGGGGTACACCTTCGACGTCGTGGGGTCGCAGGACAAGGCGATGGAGATCGCGATCATCGACTCGTACTTCACCTTCTGGCAGTACCAGAAGCAGGCGGACTGCGCGTCGGTGCCGGGGCCTTCGGCGTCCACGCAGGAGATCTGGGACTTCTTCGTGCGGGTGGAGAGCCTGAACACGTACGCGGACCAGGAGCTGGCGCAGTACGTGCCGTACTACTACCAGGCGGCGGTGCAGCTGGGCATACCCGCGTCGTACGAGCGGCACCTGCGGGACCTGCTGCGCTACCCGGGCTCGAACGTCGCGGCGACGTATGTGCCGGATTCGGTGCGGTTGCCGCGGTTCGACCACCTCGCCATGCCGGACGTCGACTTCTGGGTGCGGTCGCGGGGTTCGCGGTTGCTGTTCGTGGACGGGGAGAACGATCCGTGGAGCGCCGAGCCGTTCCGGCTGGGCTTCGGTTCGCGGGACTCGTACCGGTACGTGGTGCCGGGCGGAAACCACGGCTCGAAGATCGGACAGTTGCCGGCTGCTGATGCCACCGCGGCCACGGACACGGTCCGGCGGTGGGCGGGTGTCCCGGCTCCCACCGCGCGCTTGGACACGACGGGTCTCGATGCTGATCCGCTGATGGAGAACCGGCCGCGGCTCTAG
- a CDS encoding endonuclease V: MTDWPSTVEDAVAVQERLAPSVVREAPAGFAPRTAAGLDVSYGDVLRAAVTVLDLDTLAVVDQAVVEGEAGFPYVPGLFAFRELPALLDALEELTTAPDVLVCDGQGLAHPRRFGLACHAGVLTGLPSLGVGKNALGAYEPPAPERGAWSELRDDGEVVGRALRTRDGVKPVFVSIGHRMDLATACSLVLRLTPRFRLPETTRTADRLSRG; encoded by the coding sequence ATGACCGACTGGCCGTCCACTGTGGAGGATGCGGTGGCTGTCCAGGAGCGCCTCGCGCCGTCCGTGGTGCGCGAGGCGCCCGCGGGGTTCGCACCGCGCACGGCGGCCGGTCTCGACGTGTCCTACGGGGACGTGCTGCGTGCCGCGGTGACCGTGCTGGACCTGGACACACTGGCCGTCGTCGACCAGGCCGTCGTCGAAGGTGAAGCCGGATTCCCTTACGTACCGGGGTTGTTCGCCTTCCGCGAGCTGCCCGCGCTGCTCGACGCCCTCGAGGAGCTGACCACCGCACCGGACGTCCTCGTCTGCGACGGCCAGGGCCTGGCCCATCCGCGGCGCTTCGGCCTCGCCTGCCACGCGGGTGTGCTGACCGGCCTGCCGTCCCTGGGCGTCGGCAAGAACGCGCTGGGCGCCTACGAACCGCCCGCGCCCGAACGCGGTGCGTGGTCGGAACTGCGTGACGACGGTGAGGTGGTCGGCCGCGCGCTGCGCACCCGCGACGGCGTGAAACCGGTGTTCGTCTCGATCGGGCACCGGATGGACCTGGCCACCGCGTGCTCGCTGGTGCTCCGCCTGACCCCGCGCTTCCGCCTGCCGGAGACCACGCGCACCGCGGACCGGCTCTCCCGGGGCTGA
- a CDS encoding DUF402 domain-containing protein: MSPHPPKVETFDPDKAANIDNKGIVREVERFQVEPYGLYMARPAPGRAQFHYLESWLLPARGLRVTDFWFSPGHERDQDFYLDVVEVEQDGRIWRATDLYVDIVLRDGVRLEVIDTDELLEATVAGLITEKAAQRALETTYATVEGLAAHGYHLRDWLATTGEHLTWQRK; the protein is encoded by the coding sequence ATGAGCCCACATCCGCCCAAAGTGGAGACCTTCGATCCGGACAAAGCCGCGAACATCGACAACAAGGGCATCGTCCGCGAGGTCGAGCGCTTCCAGGTCGAGCCGTACGGGCTCTACATGGCGCGCCCGGCACCCGGCCGCGCGCAGTTCCACTACCTCGAATCGTGGTTGCTGCCCGCCCGCGGGCTGCGGGTCACCGACTTCTGGTTCAGCCCCGGTCACGAACGCGACCAGGACTTCTACCTCGACGTGGTGGAGGTGGAGCAGGACGGGCGGATCTGGCGCGCCACCGACCTCTACGTCGACATCGTGCTGCGCGACGGCGTCCGCCTCGAAGTGATCGACACCGACGAACTGCTCGAAGCCACCGTCGCCGGGTTGATCACCGAGAAGGCGGCCCAGCGCGCGCTGGAGACCACCTACGCCACCGTCGAGGGCCTGGCCGCGCACGGGTACCACCTGCGGGACTGGCTCGCCACCACCGGGGAACACCTGACGTGGCAGCGGAAATGA
- the uvrB gene encoding excinuclease ABC subunit UvrB, which translates to MAFATEHPVLAQSEFRPVSEVPRADGRFKVVSDYAPAGDQPAAIDDLERRIAGGEKDVVLLGATGTGKSATTAWLIERVQRPTLVMAPNKTLAAQLANELRDFFPHNAVEYFVSYYDYYQPEAYIAQTDTYIEKDSSINDDVERLRHSATMNLLSRRDVIVVASVSCIYGLGTPQSYLDRSTRLAVGAEVERDTLLRALVDVQYARNDIAFARGTFRVRGDTVEIIPAYEELAIRVEFFGDEIDKLYYLHPLTGEIVQELDEVRIFPATHYVAGPERMEKAIKGIEAELEERLAELEKQGKLLEAQRLRMRTSYDIEMMRQVGFCSGIENYSRHIDGRPAGSAPATLIDYFPDDFLLVIDESHVTVPQIGGMFEGDMSRKRNLVEFGFRLPSATDNRPLTWEEFSDRIGQTVYLSATPGPYEMGQTGGEFVEQVIRPTGLIDPEVVVKPTEGQIDDLVHEIRERAEKDERVLVTTLTKKMAEDLTDYLLELGIRVRYLHSEVDTLRRVELLRQLRSGDFDVLVGINLLREGLDLPEVSLVAILDADKEGFLRSGTSLIQTIGRAARNVSGQVHMYADKITDSMQHAIDETNRRRAKQIAYNTERGVDPQPLRKKIADILDRVYTEAEDTDEVAVGGSGRNASRGKKPEQGGGGRSSGVLVDKNVAGMPRAELADLIQSMTDQMMQAARDLQFELAARLRDEVADLKKELRGMDAAGIK; encoded by the coding sequence GTGGCTTTCGCAACCGAACACCCCGTGCTGGCGCAGTCCGAGTTCCGCCCCGTCTCCGAGGTCCCCCGGGCCGACGGGCGGTTCAAGGTGGTCAGCGACTACGCGCCGGCCGGCGACCAGCCCGCCGCCATCGACGACCTGGAGCGCCGCATCGCCGGCGGGGAGAAGGACGTCGTGCTGCTCGGTGCCACCGGTACCGGGAAGTCGGCGACCACCGCCTGGCTGATCGAGCGGGTCCAGCGGCCCACGCTGGTGATGGCGCCGAACAAGACGCTGGCCGCCCAGCTGGCGAACGAGCTGCGCGACTTCTTCCCGCACAACGCGGTCGAGTACTTCGTCAGCTACTACGACTACTACCAGCCCGAGGCGTACATCGCGCAGACGGACACCTACATCGAGAAGGACTCGTCGATCAACGACGACGTCGAGCGGCTGCGGCACTCGGCCACGATGAACCTGCTGTCCCGGCGCGACGTGATCGTGGTCGCCAGTGTGTCCTGCATCTACGGCCTCGGCACGCCGCAGTCCTACCTGGACCGGTCGACCAGGCTGGCGGTCGGCGCCGAGGTCGAGCGGGACACCCTGCTCCGCGCGCTGGTCGACGTGCAGTACGCGCGCAACGACATCGCCTTCGCCCGCGGCACCTTCCGGGTGCGCGGGGACACCGTGGAGATCATCCCGGCCTACGAGGAGCTGGCGATCCGGGTCGAGTTCTTCGGCGACGAGATCGACAAGCTCTACTACCTGCACCCGCTGACCGGCGAGATCGTGCAGGAGCTGGACGAGGTGCGGATCTTCCCGGCCACGCACTACGTGGCCGGGCCGGAGCGCATGGAGAAGGCGATCAAGGGCATCGAGGCCGAGCTGGAGGAGCGGCTGGCCGAGCTGGAGAAGCAGGGCAAGCTGCTGGAGGCGCAGCGGTTGCGCATGCGCACCAGCTACGACATCGAGATGATGCGCCAGGTCGGCTTCTGCTCGGGCATCGAGAACTACTCGCGGCACATCGACGGCCGCCCGGCCGGATCCGCCCCGGCCACCCTGATCGACTACTTCCCGGACGACTTCCTGCTGGTCATCGACGAGTCGCACGTGACGGTGCCGCAGATCGGCGGCATGTTCGAGGGCGACATGTCGCGCAAGCGGAACCTGGTCGAGTTCGGCTTCCGGTTGCCCAGCGCCACCGACAACCGGCCGCTGACCTGGGAGGAGTTCTCCGACCGGATCGGGCAGACGGTGTACCTGTCGGCCACGCCGGGGCCGTACGAGATGGGGCAGACCGGCGGGGAGTTCGTCGAGCAGGTGATCCGGCCGACCGGGCTGATCGATCCGGAGGTGGTGGTCAAGCCGACCGAGGGCCAGATCGACGACCTGGTGCACGAGATCCGCGAGCGGGCGGAGAAGGACGAGCGGGTGCTGGTCACCACGCTGACCAAGAAGATGGCCGAGGACCTCACCGACTACCTGCTGGAGCTGGGGATCCGGGTGCGGTACCTGCACTCGGAGGTGGACACCCTGCGGCGGGTCGAGCTGCTGCGGCAGCTGCGGTCGGGCGACTTCGACGTGCTGGTCGGCATCAACCTGCTGCGGGAGGGGCTGGACCTGCCCGAGGTTTCGCTGGTGGCGATCCTGGACGCGGACAAGGAGGGGTTCCTGCGCAGCGGGACCTCGCTGATCCAGACGATCGGTCGGGCCGCGCGAAACGTGTCCGGTCAGGTGCACATGTACGCGGACAAGATCACCGACTCGATGCAGCACGCGATCGACGAAACGAACCGCAGGCGGGCGAAGCAGATCGCGTACAACACCGAGCGGGGGGTGGACCCGCAGCCGCTGCGGAAGAAGATCGCGGACATCCTGGACCGGGTGTACACGGAGGCGGAGGACACCGACGAGGTCGCCGTCGGTGGTTCGGGCCGCAACGCCTCGCGCGGCAAGAAGCCGGAGCAGGGCGGGGGCGGCCGCAGCTCCGGGGTGCTGGTGGACAAGAACGTGGCGGGCATGCCGCGGGCGGAGCTGGCGGACCTGATCCAGTCGATGACCGACCAGATGATGCAGGCGGCGCGGGACCTGCAGTTCGAACTGGCCGCCCGCCTGCGGGACGAGGTGGCCGACCTGAAGAAGGAACTGCGGGGCATGGACGCCGCCGGCATCAAGTAA
- a CDS encoding ABC transporter ATP-binding protein, translating into MPIIEVSGLRKRYGDKLAVDGVSFTVERGEIFGILGPNGAGKTTTVECLEGLREADEGTISVLGLDPRRDTAELRQRLGVQLQESELPDKLKVREALDLYASFYRNPADPAKLLADLGLSDKKDTAYKKLSGGQKQRLSIALALIGSPEVAVLDELTTGLDPQARRDTWELIEGIRARGVTIVLVTHFMEEAERLCDRIAVIDAGRVVAIDTPAGLVAGVNDEQRIRFRPSAAIEDEAFTALPEVRRVERQGGQVVITGNGNVLHAVTAVLARRQVIASELRVEQTTLDDAFVALTGRKLEDV; encoded by the coding sequence ATGCCGATCATCGAGGTATCCGGGCTACGCAAGCGGTATGGGGACAAACTGGCCGTCGACGGGGTCTCGTTCACCGTCGAACGCGGCGAGATCTTCGGCATCCTGGGGCCGAACGGGGCGGGCAAGACGACCACGGTGGAATGCCTGGAGGGGCTGCGCGAGGCCGACGAGGGCACCATCTCGGTGCTCGGGCTCGACCCGCGGCGCGACACCGCCGAACTGCGCCAGCGCCTCGGCGTGCAGCTCCAGGAGAGCGAACTGCCGGACAAGCTGAAGGTGCGCGAGGCGCTCGACCTTTACGCCTCCTTCTACCGGAATCCCGCCGATCCGGCGAAGCTGCTGGCCGATCTCGGGCTCTCGGACAAGAAGGACACCGCGTACAAGAAGCTCTCCGGCGGGCAGAAGCAGCGGCTGTCCATCGCGCTGGCGCTGATCGGCAGCCCCGAGGTGGCCGTGCTCGACGAGCTGACCACCGGGCTGGACCCGCAGGCCCGCCGCGACACCTGGGAGCTGATCGAGGGCATCCGCGCCCGTGGCGTGACCATCGTGCTGGTCACCCACTTCATGGAGGAGGCCGAGCGGCTCTGCGACCGGATCGCGGTGATCGACGCCGGCCGCGTGGTGGCCATCGACACCCCGGCCGGGCTGGTCGCGGGCGTGAACGACGAGCAGCGCATCCGGTTCCGCCCGTCGGCGGCGATCGAGGACGAGGCGTTCACCGCGCTGCCCGAGGTGCGGCGGGTGGAGCGCCAGGGCGGGCAGGTGGTGATCACCGGCAACGGCAACGTGCTGCACGCGGTCACCGCGGTGCTGGCCAGGCGCCAGGTCATCGCCAGCGAGCTGCGGGTGGAACAGACCACTTTGGACGACGCCTTCGTGGCGCTGACCGGCCGGAAACTGGAGGACGTGTGA
- a CDS encoding NUDIX domain-containing protein: MIDKIAWIRLENGKVLSTRSRGKDVYYLPGGKREPGETDVQTLVREIDEELTVAISPASAVYVGTFQSQAHGHATGTTVRMTCYTADYRGSLAPSSEIEELTWLTYADRERVSPVDQIIFDHLHRAGRLT; the protein is encoded by the coding sequence GTGATCGACAAGATTGCGTGGATCCGGCTGGAGAACGGCAAGGTCCTCAGCACGCGTTCACGGGGCAAGGACGTGTACTACCTCCCCGGCGGCAAGCGCGAGCCCGGCGAGACCGACGTCCAGACCCTCGTCCGGGAGATCGACGAGGAACTCACCGTCGCCATCTCGCCGGCCAGCGCGGTGTACGTCGGCACCTTCCAAAGCCAGGCACACGGCCACGCGACCGGTACCACCGTGCGGATGACCTGCTACACCGCCGACTACCGGGGAAGCCTGGCCCCCAGCAGCGAGATCGAGGAACTCACCTGGCTGACCTACGCCGACCGCGAGCGCGTTTCGCCCGTTGACCAGATCATCTTCGACCACCTGCACCGGGCGGGCCGGCTCACCTGA
- a CDS encoding ABC transporter permease produces the protein MSKAEKLAEANAAVDHGVHTDPAALQELTDAASAEPTEVGADGAVAGYRAGRTLRLGVELRRQLKRRRTQLVLGFVALLPFILVIAFEIGEANPNRRSGGFVDLATASAPNFVVLALFVSGTFLLPMIVALFFGDTIASEASWSSLKYLLAIPVPRHRVLRQKAIVSALLSAIALVLLPLVSLLVGVVWYGAGDAISPTGDAVTFADSLLALGMSIVYIVIQLAWVAGLALLLSVLTDAPLGAVGGAVLVAIVSQILDQITALEDLRNYLPTHYSFAWIDLISTDIDWSNMASGALSSVLFGTVFGLLAARRFATKDITS, from the coding sequence ATGAGCAAGGCGGAGAAACTGGCCGAGGCCAACGCCGCGGTCGACCACGGCGTGCACACCGATCCGGCCGCGCTGCAGGAACTGACCGACGCGGCCAGCGCCGAGCCCACCGAGGTGGGCGCGGACGGGGCCGTGGCGGGGTACCGGGCCGGGCGCACCCTGCGCCTCGGCGTGGAACTGCGGCGGCAGCTGAAGCGGCGGCGCACGCAGCTGGTGCTCGGTTTTGTCGCGCTGCTGCCGTTCATCCTGGTGATCGCCTTCGAAATCGGCGAGGCGAACCCGAACCGGCGCTCGGGCGGGTTCGTCGACCTGGCCACCGCCAGCGCGCCGAACTTCGTGGTGCTGGCGTTGTTCGTCTCGGGCACGTTCCTGTTGCCGATGATCGTCGCGTTGTTCTTCGGGGACACCATCGCCAGCGAGGCGTCGTGGTCGAGCCTGAAGTACCTGCTCGCCATCCCGGTGCCGCGGCACCGGGTGCTGCGGCAGAAGGCGATCGTCTCGGCGCTGCTCTCGGCGATCGCGCTGGTGCTGCTCCCGCTGGTGTCACTGCTGGTCGGGGTGGTCTGGTACGGCGCGGGCGACGCGATCAGCCCGACCGGTGACGCGGTCACCTTCGCCGACAGCCTGCTCGCGCTGGGCATGTCGATCGTCTACATCGTGATCCAGCTGGCCTGGGTGGCCGGGCTGGCGCTGCTGCTCAGCGTGCTCACCGACGCGCCGCTGGGCGCGGTCGGCGGTGCGGTGCTGGTGGCGATCGTCTCGCAGATCCTGGACCAGATCACCGCGCTCGAGGACCTGCGGAACTACCTGCCGACGCACTACTCGTTCGCGTGGATCGACCTGATCTCCACGGACATCGACTGGTCCAACATGGCCAGCGGGGCGTTGTCCTCGGTGCTGTTCGGCACGGTGTTCGGCCTGCTGGCCGCGCGCCGGTTCGCCACCAAGGACATCACCAGCTGA